From one Lycium barbarum isolate Lr01 chromosome 6, ASM1917538v2, whole genome shotgun sequence genomic stretch:
- the LOC132643623 gene encoding ubiquitin-conjugating enzyme E2 20 isoform X2 → MALMMSGDSGISAFPEEDNIFCWKGTISGSKDTVFEGTEYKLSLSFPSDYPFKPPKVKFETGCFHPNVDVYGNICLDILQDKWSSAYDVRTILISIQSLLGEPNISSPLNTQAAALWCNQEEYRKMVEKLYKPSV, encoded by the exons ATGGCTTTAATG ATGAGCGGTGACTCTGGAATATCTGCATTTCCTGAAGAAGACAACATATTCTGCTGGAAAGGGACAATAAGTGGTAGCAAAGATACAGTATTTGAAGGAACAGAATACAAGCTCTCTCTTTCATTTCCTTCTGATTACCCTTTTAAACCACCAAAGGTCAAATTTGAGACTGGTTGCTTTCATCCCAATGTTGATGTTTATGGCAACATATGCTTAGACATTCTTCAG GATAAGTGGTCATCTGCTTATGATGTGAGGACTATACTCATCTCAATTCAGAGTTTGCTTGGAG AGCCAAACATAAGCTCACCTCTAAACACTCAAGCTGCTGCTCTTTGGTGCAACCAAGAAGAATACAGAAAGATGGTTGAGAAGCTATACAAGCCTAGTGTGTAG